A part of Lacibacter sp. H407 genomic DNA contains:
- a CDS encoding ABC-F family ATP-binding cassette domain-containing protein, whose product MISARNITLSYGKRVLFDEVNINFVKGNCYGVIGANGAGKSTFLKILSGEIEPNKGTVEISPGERLAVLKQNHFEFDEQTVLNTVLMGHKKMWDVMHKKDAIYADPEATEDDYMKAGELEAEFGEMGGYTAESDAATFLSGLGIKEEYLQSLMKDIPSNLKVRVLLAQALFGNPDILLLDEPTNGLDIETIGWLENFLADYENIVLVVSHDRHFLDSVCTHVADVDRQKIKTFTGNYSFWYESSQLMAKQMGDKNKKTEEKRQALMDFIARFSANASKSKQATSRKKALEKLTLDEIEPSNRKYPGIIFQPLREVGNQILHVEKLKKSIDGRVLFDKVNFTVNKNDKIAFISKDPLAVTHFFDIINAEEIPDQGSYEWGTTITKAYLPVEHNSFFTDGLNLMEWLRQYVPSHVTDADEPFLRGFLGKMLFSGDDIMKKTNVLSGGEKVRCMVSKMMMQNPNVIVLDQPTNHLDLESIQAFNEQCIAYNGIVLMTSHDHTFMHTTANRIIELTPSGIIDRLTTFDEYLEDPRVKQLQLEMYGAAVMA is encoded by the coding sequence ATGATCAGTGCAAGAAATATTACCCTCTCCTACGGCAAGCGGGTGTTGTTCGATGAAGTGAATATCAATTTCGTCAAGGGCAACTGTTATGGAGTGATTGGCGCCAACGGTGCAGGGAAAAGTACATTTTTAAAGATCCTGAGCGGCGAAATTGAGCCCAACAAAGGAACAGTGGAAATCAGCCCAGGCGAACGATTGGCGGTATTGAAACAAAACCACTTTGAATTTGATGAGCAAACGGTGTTGAATACGGTGTTGATGGGGCACAAAAAAATGTGGGATGTGATGCATAAAAAAGACGCCATTTATGCTGATCCGGAAGCAACCGAAGATGATTACATGAAAGCGGGTGAACTGGAAGCGGAGTTCGGTGAAATGGGAGGCTATACCGCCGAAAGCGATGCCGCTACTTTCCTAAGCGGACTCGGCATTAAAGAAGAATATCTTCAGAGTTTGATGAAAGACATCCCCAGTAACTTGAAAGTGCGGGTGTTGTTGGCGCAAGCTTTGTTTGGTAATCCGGATATTCTGTTATTGGATGAGCCGACCAACGGATTGGATATTGAAACTATCGGATGGTTAGAGAATTTCTTAGCCGATTATGAAAATATTGTATTGGTAGTGAGCCACGATCGTCACTTTTTAGATTCTGTTTGTACGCATGTGGCCGATGTGGATCGCCAAAAGATCAAAACCTTTACAGGTAACTATAGCTTCTGGTACGAGAGTAGTCAGTTGATGGCGAAGCAGATGGGCGATAAGAATAAGAAGACAGAAGAAAAACGCCAGGCATTAATGGACTTTATTGCACGTTTCTCTGCCAACGCATCAAAAAGTAAACAGGCAACTTCAAGAAAGAAAGCTTTAGAGAAACTGACGCTGGATGAAATTGAACCATCGAACAGAAAATATCCAGGTATCATTTTTCAACCATTGCGTGAGGTGGGTAACCAAATTCTGCATGTTGAAAAATTAAAGAAATCGATTGATGGCCGTGTGTTGTTCGATAAAGTAAACTTTACAGTAAATAAGAACGATAAGATCGCTTTCATTAGTAAAGATCCATTGGCGGTAACGCATTTCTTTGATATCATCAATGCAGAAGAAATTCCGGATCAGGGTAGCTACGAGTGGGGAACCACAATTACAAAAGCTTATTTGCCGGTTGAACATAACAGTTTTTTTACGGACGGATTGAATTTGATGGAATGGTTGCGTCAATATGTGCCCAGCCATGTAACCGATGCCGATGAACCTTTTCTCCGTGGATTTTTAGGAAAGATGCTGTTTAGTGGTGATGATATTATGAAGAAGACAAACGTATTGAGTGGTGGTGAAAAAGTACGTTGTATGGTGAGCAAGATGATGATGCAGAATCCGAACGTCATTGTGTTGGATCAACCCACCAATCACCTAGATCTTGAAAGTATCCAGGCATTCAACGAACAATGTATTGCTTACAACGGAATCGTGTTGATGACCTCACATGATCATACATTCATGCATACAACAGCTAACCGTATTATTGAGCTAACGCCTTCCGGAATTATTGATCGCTTAACAACATTCGATGAGTACCTTGAAGATCCGAGAGTAAAA
- a CDS encoding 3-keto-disaccharide hydrolase, with amino-acid sequence MIRSILMIAAIGIFSSCNNEGEAVDTSDTSTAEIPTVPVLLTPEEVKDGWVSLFDGQTTKGWHKYGGAPVGSAWKVEDGMLRLDASQQENWQIKDGGDIVSDEEFENFHFKLDWKIDTCGNSGVVFNIHEDSAKYQWPWMTGPEMQILDNSCHPDAKIVKHRAGDLYDLITSAPETVKPALEWNTAEIKSQNGTLEFYLNGAKVVTTTMWDDGWKKMIAGSKFKDMKDFGTYKKGRIGLQDHGNNVWFKNIKIKKL; translated from the coding sequence ATGATCCGTTCTATTTTAATGATCGCAGCAATTGGGATTTTTTCATCTTGTAATAATGAAGGCGAAGCAGTAGATACAAGCGATACTTCAACTGCAGAAATTCCCACTGTACCGGTGTTATTAACGCCGGAAGAAGTAAAAGATGGTTGGGTATCGTTGTTTGATGGACAAACCACAAAAGGTTGGCATAAGTATGGCGGTGCACCTGTAGGCAGTGCGTGGAAAGTAGAAGATGGTATGTTGCGCCTCGATGCATCACAACAGGAAAACTGGCAAATAAAAGATGGCGGAGATATTGTGAGCGATGAAGAGTTTGAAAACTTTCATTTTAAACTGGACTGGAAAATAGATACCTGTGGTAACAGCGGGGTTGTGTTTAACATTCATGAGGATTCTGCCAAATACCAATGGCCCTGGATGACGGGTCCTGAAATGCAGATACTGGATAATAGCTGCCATCCCGATGCTAAAATTGTAAAGCATCGTGCTGGTGATCTCTACGATCTCATCACATCAGCTCCTGAAACTGTGAAGCCGGCATTGGAATGGAACACAGCTGAGATCAAATCACAAAATGGCACATTGGAATTTTATCTCAACGGAGCTAAAGTGGTAACGACAACCATGTGGGATGATGGATGGAAGAAGATGATTGCGGGAAGCAAGTTTAAAGACATGAAAGATTTTGGTACTTATAAAAAAGGACGCATCGGGTTGCAGGATCATGGTAACAATGTGTGGTTTAAAAATATTAAGATCAAGAAATTGTAG
- a CDS encoding c-type cytochrome translates to MKKILLTSAVALVLIACGGSGTENKEQPKEEAKQETPAAPVLSDNPDYEKGLALIAASDCLTCHKVDEKIIGPTYRDVANKYENTEANVKMLAEKVIKGGAGVWGDVAMTPHPTVSQADAEQMVKYILLLKNN, encoded by the coding sequence ATGAAAAAGATTTTATTGACATCAGCAGTTGCATTGGTCCTGATTGCCTGTGGCGGTTCCGGTACCGAAAATAAAGAGCAACCAAAAGAAGAAGCAAAGCAGGAAACGCCGGCAGCACCTGTTTTATCAGACAATCCCGATTATGAAAAAGGATTGGCATTGATTGCAGCAAGTGATTGTTTGACCTGCCATAAAGTAGATGAAAAAATTATTGGGCCAACGTACAGAGATGTTGCCAATAAATATGAGAACACAGAAGCAAATGTAAAAATGCTGGCGGAGAAAGTGATCAAAGGAGGAGCTGGTGTATGGGGCGATGTTGCAATGACGCCGCATCCAACCGTATCACAAGCTGATGCAGAACAAATGGTAAAATATATTCTCTTACTGAAAAATAACTAA
- a CDS encoding sugar phosphate isomerase/epimerase family protein, with translation MRTIKGPAIFLAQFMGDKAPFNSLETICEWAASLGFKAVQIPTWEKRLIDLKLAAESKTYADELKGKINSYGLEISELSTHLQGQLVAVHPAYDTMFDAFAADEVKNNPKARQEWAVQQLTYGAKASQNLGLTAHATFSGSLLWHTFHPWPQRPDGLVDEGFKELAKRWLPILNYFDECGVDVCYEIHPGEDLFDGITYEMFLEKVNNHKRACLLYDPSHFVLQQLDYIEYIDLYHERIKAFHVKDSEFNPSGRQGTFGGYQSWLNRAGRYRSPGDGQVDFKTIFSKLTQYGYDGWAVMEWECCIKHPEDGAREGSEFIKNHIIRVTEKAFDDFAGAASDTATNRKILGLD, from the coding sequence ATGAGAACGATAAAAGGACCAGCCATATTCTTAGCTCAGTTCATGGGCGATAAAGCTCCATTCAACAGTTTGGAAACTATTTGTGAATGGGCAGCATCACTTGGTTTTAAAGCAGTACAAATTCCAACATGGGAAAAACGACTGATCGACTTGAAACTTGCAGCAGAAAGTAAAACCTATGCTGATGAGCTAAAAGGAAAGATCAACAGTTATGGTTTAGAAATTTCTGAACTCAGTACACATTTACAAGGTCAGCTTGTTGCAGTGCACCCGGCATACGATACCATGTTCGATGCATTTGCTGCCGATGAAGTAAAGAACAATCCCAAAGCAAGACAGGAGTGGGCGGTGCAGCAATTGACGTATGGTGCAAAGGCATCGCAGAATTTAGGTTTAACAGCACATGCAACATTCAGTGGTTCGTTGTTGTGGCATACCTTTCATCCGTGGCCGCAACGTCCGGATGGTTTGGTAGATGAAGGCTTTAAAGAATTAGCAAAACGCTGGTTACCTATTCTGAATTACTTTGATGAATGCGGTGTTGATGTTTGTTATGAAATTCATCCCGGCGAAGATCTGTTTGATGGCATTACCTATGAAATGTTTTTAGAGAAGGTAAATAATCACAAGCGTGCTTGTTTGCTTTATGATCCATCACATTTTGTATTGCAGCAACTTGATTATATTGAATACATCGATCTGTATCATGAACGCATCAAAGCATTTCATGTAAAAGATTCGGAGTTTAATCCAAGCGGGCGACAAGGAACCTTTGGTGGTTATCAAAGTTGGTTGAACCGTGCAGGTCGTTATCGTTCACCAGGAGATGGACAGGTTGATTTTAAAACCATCTTCAGTAAACTCACCCAATACGGTTACGATGGCTGGGCAGTAATGGAATGGGAATGTTGCATTAAGCATCCCGAAGATGGTGCAAGAGAAGGTTCCGAGTTTATCAAAAACCATATCATTCGTGTAACAGAAAAAGCCTTTGATGATTTTGCAGGTGCCGCAAGTGATACAGCAACCAATCGTAAAATATTAGGACTTGATTAA
- a CDS encoding Gfo/Idh/MocA family protein: MNRKLRMAMIGGGKDAFIGAVHRLAMNMDGQAELVAGALSVNPEVAVESGKLLFLDEDRIYTDYKTLLEKEAAMPADKRIDFVSIVTPNFVHFDPAMMALEKGFNVVVEKPITFTLEEAMQLKAKVEETGLSLLLCHTYTGYPMIKQAKQFLKSGALGKIRKVYVEYPQGWLSTLLEAAGNAQASWRTDPKKSGKAGAMGDIGTHAFNLAEYVTGLEVTHLCSNTNIVVEGRMLDDDGAAFLKFNNGATGVLMATQIAAGEENNVKIRVYGEKGGIEWKQEDANTLLVKWLDKPTEIYRTGGGYNSSFAAHNTRVPAGHPEGYLEAFGNLYRNFVLTVRAKINGEQPKDEWLDFPSVKEGVRGMAFVNNVIESGQSDEKWKEFTL; encoded by the coding sequence ATGAACAGAAAATTAAGAATGGCAATGATCGGTGGCGGTAAAGATGCCTTTATTGGTGCAGTACATCGCCTTGCCATGAATATGGACGGACAGGCCGAACTTGTTGCCGGCGCATTAAGTGTGAACCCTGAAGTTGCAGTTGAATCAGGTAAACTATTGTTTCTTGATGAAGACCGCATTTATACCGATTATAAAACTTTGCTGGAAAAAGAAGCAGCAATGCCTGCTGATAAACGGATTGATTTTGTAAGCATCGTTACACCAAACTTTGTGCATTTCGACCCTGCAATGATGGCGCTTGAAAAAGGATTTAATGTAGTGGTTGAAAAACCGATCACCTTTACATTGGAAGAAGCCATGCAACTGAAAGCAAAAGTTGAAGAAACAGGATTGAGCTTATTGCTTTGTCATACCTACACTGGTTACCCGATGATAAAGCAAGCAAAACAGTTTTTGAAAAGTGGAGCATTGGGTAAGATCAGAAAAGTTTATGTAGAGTATCCGCAAGGTTGGTTAAGTACCTTACTGGAAGCAGCGGGAAATGCGCAAGCCAGTTGGCGTACCGATCCGAAGAAAAGTGGTAAAGCAGGAGCAATGGGCGATATTGGTACACATGCATTTAATCTTGCTGAGTATGTTACCGGGTTAGAAGTAACACATCTTTGTTCCAATACAAATATTGTAGTTGAAGGAAGAATGCTGGATGATGATGGTGCGGCATTTTTAAAATTCAACAATGGTGCAACGGGTGTGTTGATGGCTACACAAATTGCAGCAGGTGAAGAGAACAATGTAAAGATCCGTGTGTATGGCGAGAAGGGAGGCATTGAATGGAAACAGGAAGATGCCAATACATTATTAGTAAAATGGCTCGATAAGCCAACTGAGATCTACAGAACGGGTGGCGGTTACAATAGTTCGTTTGCTGCTCATAACACCAGAGTACCTGCGGGTCATCCGGAGGGTTACTTAGAAGCATTTGGTAATCTTTATCGCAACTTTGTATTAACTGTTCGTGCAAAAATAAATGGGGAGCAACCAAAAGATGAGTGGCTCGATTTTCCAAGTGTAAAAGAAGGTGTGCGTGGAATGGCGTTTGTAAATAATGTGATCGAGAGCGGACAGAGTGATGAGAAGTGGAAGGAGTTTACCCTCTAA
- a CDS encoding Gfo/Idh/MocA family protein, whose amino-acid sequence MSNHKSRRDFIRTGAVATAGFFIVPRHVLGGPGYIAPSDRLNIAGIGAGGKGASDLSEFAKSPKVNIVSFCDVDEAQAAGSVKRFPKAKFYYDFREMLEKEKNNIDAVSVSTPDHTHAIATLAAMEMGKHVYVQKPLTHDIYEARMLTEAAKKYKVVTQMGNQGGSGDGVRLMKEWYDAKLIGKVTNVYAWTNRPVWPQGLAKPTGAHNVPANFKWNLWIGPSKYEDYNPAYHPFNWRGWWSFGTGALGDMACHIMDPIYRILPILYPNEVECSLPNQFTAAWTEAGYIDSCPPASMIHLNYPRIDGKGEIKVTWMDGGLLPKRPDELLPDEEMGNWDGGVIFEGTKGKMMSGCYGEKPTLLPTKRMKEDRLPKQTLKRVPEGHYVQWVNACMAGYGNGETSSPFEYAGPFTESILMGNLAIRSWMIKNPKLTGWGDKYLGRKKLLWDAANMKITNFDEANQFVKREYRTGW is encoded by the coding sequence ATGAGTAATCACAAATCCAGAAGAGATTTTATCCGCACCGGTGCAGTTGCCACAGCTGGTTTTTTTATTGTACCACGACATGTACTCGGAGGCCCCGGCTACATTGCACCGAGTGACCGGTTGAACATTGCCGGTATTGGTGCAGGAGGAAAAGGTGCCAGCGACCTTTCTGAATTTGCAAAAAGCCCGAAAGTAAATATTGTATCGTTTTGCGATGTAGATGAAGCACAGGCTGCAGGTTCGGTCAAGCGTTTCCCCAAAGCGAAATTCTATTACGATTTCCGTGAAATGCTCGAAAAGGAAAAGAATAATATTGATGCAGTATCAGTATCAACACCTGATCATACGCATGCTATTGCAACATTAGCTGCCATGGAAATGGGCAAGCATGTATATGTACAAAAGCCGTTGACGCATGATATTTATGAAGCACGTATGCTTACCGAAGCAGCCAAGAAATACAAAGTGGTTACGCAAATGGGTAACCAGGGTGGCAGTGGCGATGGTGTTCGATTAATGAAAGAATGGTACGATGCAAAACTGATCGGTAAAGTAACCAATGTGTATGCGTGGACTAACCGACCTGTATGGCCGCAAGGTTTAGCAAAACCAACCGGTGCACATAACGTACCTGCAAATTTCAAATGGAATCTGTGGATCGGTCCTTCGAAATATGAAGATTATAACCCGGCTTATCATCCGTTTAACTGGAGAGGTTGGTGGTCGTTTGGTACTGGTGCGTTGGGCGATATGGCTTGTCATATCATGGATCCTATTTATCGAATCTTGCCGATTCTTTATCCAAACGAAGTAGAGTGCAGTTTGCCCAATCAATTTACTGCAGCATGGACAGAAGCAGGATATATTGATAGCTGTCCCCCAGCTTCAATGATCCATCTCAACTATCCACGCATTGATGGTAAGGGTGAAATAAAAGTTACCTGGATGGATGGAGGTTTGTTACCAAAACGTCCCGATGAACTATTACCTGATGAAGAAATGGGTAACTGGGATGGTGGAGTAATTTTTGAAGGAACAAAAGGCAAGATGATGAGTGGTTGCTATGGTGAAAAGCCGACCTTATTACCAACCAAACGAATGAAAGAAGACCGCTTGCCAAAACAAACATTGAAGCGTGTACCCGAAGGTCATTATGTACAATGGGTAAATGCATGCATGGCCGGTTATGGTAATGGAGAAACAAGTTCGCCGTTTGAATATGCAGGTCCGTTTACTGAGAGTATATTAATGGGTAATCTTGCAATACGATCATGGATGATCAAGAATCCGAAGCTTACAGGTTGGGGCGATAAATATCTTGGTCGTAAGAAATTATTGTGGGATGCGGCAAATATGAAGATCACCAACTTTGATGAAGCCAATCAGTTTGTGAAGAGGGAGTATAGAACGGGATGGTAA
- a CDS encoding gluconate 2-dehydrogenase subunit 3 family protein has protein sequence MKRRDSIKAILVGTVASSVLVDACKTADEKANASGVSSAGASTIDRTKEEAALEAKLMAETFFTKHEMATIAVLSDIIIPKDDMSGSATDAGVPDFIEFIVKDMPQHQTPMRGGLRWLDLESSKRFEKAFVDCDSKQQIAIVDDIAYPEKAKPEMKQGVAFFNLMRNLTATGFYTSEIGVKDIGYEGNKPNQWNGVPDDVLKQYGIAYSEKELKECISFEKTA, from the coding sequence ATGAAAAGAAGAGATTCCATTAAAGCCATCTTAGTTGGCACCGTTGCATCATCAGTATTGGTTGATGCATGTAAAACAGCTGATGAAAAAGCAAATGCATCCGGCGTTTCCTCAGCAGGTGCCAGTACTATTGACCGCACAAAAGAAGAAGCAGCGCTGGAAGCAAAGCTGATGGCTGAAACATTTTTTACAAAACACGAAATGGCAACCATTGCGGTGTTGAGTGATATTATTATTCCGAAAGATGATATGAGTGGTAGTGCAACCGATGCAGGGGTGCCCGATTTTATTGAGTTTATTGTAAAAGATATGCCACAACATCAAACTCCTATGCGGGGCGGATTGCGTTGGCTCGATCTGGAAAGCAGCAAACGTTTTGAAAAAGCATTTGTTGATTGCGACAGTAAACAACAGATCGCTATTGTTGATGATATTGCTTATCCGGAAAAAGCAAAACCTGAAATGAAACAAGGTGTTGCCTTTTTCAATCTCATGCGGAATTTAACAGCAACAGGTTTTTATACATCAGAAATTGGTGTGAAAGATATTGGCTATGAAGGTAACAAGCCCAATCAATGGAATGGTGTACCAGATGATGTGTTAAAACAATACGGAATTGCTTATTCCGAAAAAGAATTGAAAGAATGTATTTCATTCGAAAAGACTGCTTAA
- a CDS encoding GMC family oxidoreductase, with amino-acid sequence MGDFQVKVQPKSYDVVIVGSGAGGGMAAYELSKAGLKVCLLEAGTMYDPQKNVTQFKNPWESKRRGASTKYRPFGDFDACYGGWQLDGEPYTKEKGTQWDWWRARMLGGRTNHWGRISLRFGPKDFKRRSIDGLGDDWPIGYDDIKPYYDRVDQLIGIFGTNEGLENDPDGYFLPPPKPRLHELFIKEAATTAGVKVIPSRLSILTKKIESTTDRGACIYCAQCGRNCSVAKADFSSTNVLIYPALKTGNVDVIANAMAREVLTNKEGLATGVSYVNKEDLNEYQVMGKVVILAASACESSRLLLNSKSQRHPNGLANSSDVVGKYLHDSTGAALGGVLPKLFGRKRYNEDGVGGMHIYSPWWLDNKKLDFPRGYHIEYWGGMGQPAYGFGMNIQMMNGKYAVAGKQKEAGGYGASLKEDQRYFYGANVGMAGRGEAIPLESNYCAIDPDVVDQYGIPVLKFNVKWSEHEIKQAKHMKETFKEVMHNMGAIITWGADDGPENNYGLEAPGKIIHEAGTARMGNDPKKSALNKYNQAHDCKNLFVVDGAAFVSQADKNITWTILALSMRASEYIVSELKKGNL; translated from the coding sequence ATGGGAGATTTTCAGGTAAAAGTTCAGCCAAAAAGTTATGATGTAGTGATTGTAGGATCAGGTGCCGGCGGTGGTATGGCTGCGTATGAATTAAGTAAAGCCGGATTAAAAGTGTGTTTGCTCGAAGCTGGCACTATGTATGATCCACAAAAGAACGTTACACAGTTTAAAAATCCATGGGAAAGTAAACGCCGCGGCGCCAGTACAAAGTACAGGCCTTTTGGCGATTTCGATGCTTGCTATGGTGGCTGGCAATTAGATGGCGAGCCTTATACAAAAGAAAAAGGAACGCAATGGGATTGGTGGCGTGCACGTATGCTTGGCGGACGAACCAACCATTGGGGCCGCATCTCTCTCCGCTTTGGACCCAAAGATTTTAAACGTAGAAGTATTGACGGGTTAGGTGATGATTGGCCGATCGGTTATGACGATATCAAACCGTATTACGATCGGGTTGATCAGCTCATCGGCATTTTTGGAACCAACGAAGGGTTGGAAAATGACCCCGATGGATATTTCCTTCCACCGCCCAAGCCCCGTTTGCACGAACTGTTTATTAAAGAAGCAGCAACAACGGCTGGTGTAAAAGTAATTCCATCACGCTTATCAATTCTTACAAAGAAAATAGAAAGCACCACTGACAGAGGTGCATGTATTTATTGTGCACAATGTGGGCGTAACTGCAGTGTGGCCAAAGCCGATTTTTCATCGACCAATGTATTGATCTATCCTGCGCTCAAAACAGGAAATGTGGATGTAATTGCCAATGCTATGGCACGGGAAGTGCTCACCAACAAAGAAGGATTGGCAACCGGCGTTAGTTATGTAAATAAAGAAGACCTCAACGAATACCAGGTGATGGGCAAAGTGGTGATCCTCGCTGCAAGTGCCTGCGAAAGTTCAAGATTATTACTCAACTCGAAATCGCAACGTCATCCAAACGGATTAGCCAACAGCAGCGATGTTGTAGGAAAATATTTGCACGATAGTACAGGTGCTGCGTTAGGTGGCGTGTTGCCTAAACTCTTTGGCCGTAAAAGATATAACGAAGATGGTGTTGGCGGTATGCATATTTATTCGCCGTGGTGGTTGGATAATAAGAAACTTGATTTCCCTCGTGGTTATCATATTGAATACTGGGGTGGTATGGGTCAACCAGCTTATGGCTTTGGTATGAATATTCAAATGATGAACGGGAAATATGCAGTAGCAGGTAAACAAAAAGAGGCGGGAGGTTATGGTGCATCATTGAAAGAAGACCAGCGTTATTTCTACGGTGCTAATGTGGGTATGGCCGGTCGTGGCGAAGCAATTCCGTTAGAAAGTAACTATTGTGCAATTGATCCCGATGTGGTTGATCAATACGGTATTCCTGTGTTGAAGTTTAATGTAAAGTGGAGTGAGCACGAGATCAAACAGGCCAAACACATGAAGGAAACGTTCAAAGAAGTAATGCACAATATGGGTGCGATTATTACATGGGGAGCCGATGATGGCCCGGAAAACAATTACGGATTGGAAGCACCCGGTAAAATTATTCATGAAGCAGGAACAGCACGCATGGGTAACGATCCAAAGAAAAGTGCATTGAATAAATACAACCAGGCACACGACTGTAAAAATTTGTTTGTAGTGGATGGTGCTGCTTTTGTTTCACAAGCTGATAAGAATATTACGTGGACGATATTGGCATTGAGCATGCGGGCGAGTGAATACATTGTTAGTGAATTGAAGAAGGGGAATTTGTAA
- a CDS encoding MFS transporter, whose translation MNSINRNQLFIGSCLALLVTSLSFGIRAGILGKLGTDFNLNATQLGTIAATAFWGFPLAVIIGGMVVDLIGMKRLLELAFFFHLAGILLTIFAGGFWSLFFSTLLVGIANGTVEAACNPLVTTLYPDKKTTKLNHFHLWFPGGIVIGTLISYYFSKFGISWQVQVGTMLIPTVIYGFLFLKLKFPVTERVAAGVSTGEMYKSLGNPLFLFMIICMFGTAITELFTGQWIDVLLRNVTDNALLILTVTTLVMVIGRAFAEPIVHRLSPTGVLVISAILSAAGLYLLGHSSGNTLFVGAVVFGMGVCFFWPTMLGFVAEYLPKTGAVGLNFMGGAGMFAVSVYMMFMGKFYDEKLIAKLPANSSLADYSAAAADSEMGKALAQAKVTAGPEIINATLIIPIILTVAFIGLYIYMRGKSKQILTTA comes from the coding sequence ATGAATTCCATCAACCGTAATCAACTATTTATTGGCAGTTGCCTTGCATTATTAGTTACTTCTTTATCTTTTGGTATCAGGGCCGGTATTCTCGGTAAACTTGGAACTGATTTTAATTTAAACGCTACACAATTAGGTACAATAGCTGCAACGGCTTTTTGGGGTTTCCCACTTGCTGTAATTATTGGCGGGATGGTTGTTGATCTTATTGGTATGAAGCGTTTGTTAGAACTTGCTTTCTTCTTTCACCTTGCAGGTATTTTACTCACCATATTTGCCGGTGGCTTCTGGAGTTTATTCTTCTCTACTTTACTTGTGGGTATTGCTAATGGTACAGTGGAAGCAGCCTGCAACCCGTTAGTAACAACACTATATCCCGATAAAAAAACGACAAAACTAAATCACTTCCATTTATGGTTCCCGGGTGGTATTGTAATTGGAACTTTGATCAGTTATTATTTCTCAAAATTTGGTATCAGCTGGCAGGTTCAGGTTGGTACTATGCTGATACCTACTGTTATTTATGGGTTCCTTTTCTTAAAGCTCAAATTCCCGGTTACAGAACGTGTAGCGGCAGGTGTAAGTACCGGTGAAATGTATAAATCATTGGGTAATCCATTATTCCTGTTCATGATCATCTGCATGTTTGGCACAGCAATTACGGAGTTGTTTACAGGCCAGTGGATCGATGTATTGTTACGTAACGTAACCGACAACGCTCTTCTTATTCTTACGGTAACAACATTGGTTATGGTAATTGGGCGTGCTTTTGCTGAACCAATTGTTCATCGGCTTTCGCCAACAGGTGTGTTGGTTATTTCCGCTATTTTATCTGCTGCAGGTTTATATTTATTAGGACACAGCAGTGGTAATACTTTATTTGTTGGGGCTGTTGTGTTTGGTATGGGTGTATGCTTTTTCTGGCCAACCATGCTGGGATTTGTAGCAGAATATTTACCAAAGACAGGAGCTGTTGGATTAAACTTCATGGGCGGTGCAGGCATGTTTGCCGTTTCGGTGTATATGATGTTTATGGGTAAGTTTTACGATGAAAAACTTATAGCTAAACTTCCTGCAAATTCAAGTTTAGCTGATTACAGCGCTGCTGCTGCAGACTCTGAAATGGGCAAAGCATTAGCACAGGCAAAAGTTACTGCCGGTCCTGAAATCATCAATGCTACGCTTATTATACCTATTATATTAACTGTTGCGTTTATCGGTTTATATATTTATATGCGTGGCAAAAGCAAACAAATTTTAACAACTGCATAA